In the genome of Candidatus Aegiribacteria sp., the window TCTTGTACAGCTCCCCGTTATCGACTTCTTCATTCGTCTGACTATAGATGTCCCGAATGTATTGAACCTGCTCCTGAACTCCGGCATAGAGACATGAGGTGCAAAGAAGCAGAGAGAGCATGAAGAATTGCGCGGTTTTCAATTTTCTCCTAACCTTTAAAGAAAGAAAATCAGTCAAATAAGAAAATGGATATTTACTAATCCCATACCTGCTCCGGAAACGGCTCATCGGTTTCCAGATGTCACATTTCCCTGCCTGAAACCAGCATGCCAGAAGCTTGTGGTTCCCGGGTGATCCCGGAAACTGACCATACGACCTGAAATACCCGTAGTCAAACATCGTTGCCGGTCTGTTCGGTGATAGCCTTAACTTGACGGACGGTCCTTATTTAGTATGAAATATGGGTAGGAGGTGAAGGGATGCATATTACAAACGATATAAAGCCGGTTACATACTTGAAGAACAGGGCAGCAGATTTGCTCAATCAAATAAACGAAACACACCGTTCAGTGATAATCACACAAAATGGGGAGCCTCGTGCTGTACTTCAAGATCCCAGGAGCTATGAAAACATGCGT includes:
- a CDS encoding type II toxin-antitoxin system Phd/YefM family antitoxin; this encodes MHITNDIKPVTYLKNRAADLLNQINETHRSVIITQNGEPRAVLQDPRSYENMRNAIGILKLVSQGEADIRDGKAKIQEEVFKEIEATLEEKPR